One region of Paralichthys olivaceus isolate ysfri-2021 chromosome 12, ASM2471397v2, whole genome shotgun sequence genomic DNA includes:
- the osr1 gene encoding protein odd-skipped-related 1 — protein sequence MGSKTLPAPVPLHPSLQLANYSLLQSSTGLQLPADHFHSIYSFSALHAIHLHQWTLGYPPLALPRCTISKLPAQFSSMASIPIFPHLLQPKQGAAGLLQSSKNKPRFDFANLAAAATQDDHLKAEDLSMTGAAAAAQASPHHATSVGLGCLLDVTKLSSPERKSSRGRLPSKTKKEFVCKFCGRHFTKSYNLLIHERTHTDERPYTCDICHKAFRRQDHLRDHRYIHSKEKPFKCQECGKGFCQSRTLAVHKTLHMQVKELKPAKIK from the exons ATGGGTAGCAAGACTCTGCCAGCACCCGTGCCTCTCCACCCATCCCTCCAGCTGGCCAACTACTCCCTCCTCCAGAGCTCCACCGGCCTCCAGTTGCCAGCAGACCATTTTCACAGCATCTACAGCTTCAGTGCCTTACACGCCATCCATCTCCATCAGTGGACCCTCGGCTACCCGCCTTTGGCTCTGCCCCGCTGCACCATTTCCAAGCTGCCGGCTCAGTTTTCCTCCATGGCCTCCATCCCCATATTCCCTCACCTCTTGCAACCCAAGCAGGGTGCCGCAGggctgctgcagagctccaAGAACAAGCCCCGCTTTGACTTTGCCAACCTGGCGGCAGCAGCCACCCAGGACGATCATCTGAAGGCAGAGGACCTGAGCATGACGGGTgccgctgcagcagcacaggcgTCACCTCACCACGCGACCTCAGTCGGCCTTGGATGCCTCCTGGATGTGACCAAACTCTCCTCACCGGAACGCAAGTCCAGCCGAGGCCGACTGCCCTCCAAGACCAAGAAAGAGTTTGTCTGCAAGTTCTGCGGCCGCCATTTTACCAAATCCTACAATCTTTTGATCCACGAGAGAACGCACACGGACGAGAGGCCGTATACCTGTGATATCTGCCACAAGGCCTTCAGAAGACAGGACCACCTTCGGGACCACAG GTACATTCATTCCAAAGAAAAGCCCTTCAAATGTCAGGAGTGCGGGAAGGGCTTCTGTCAGTCCAGGACTCTTGCAGTCCACAAAACATTACACATGCAGGTCAAAGAACTGAAGCCAGCCAAGATCAAGTGA